A portion of the Cytophagales bacterium genome contains these proteins:
- a CDS encoding NCS1 family nucleobase:cation symporter-1: MKQEIIELHEDVSGSPLYSEDFAPVPQDKRTWDTWNIAAIWVGMAVCIPTYMLASSLINQGMNWWQALLTILLGNVIVLIPMILNAHVGTKYGVPLPVFLRLSFGIKGAELAALLRGLVACGWFGIQTWIGGAAIYQLLLVVLPDLAHSPSLGDFIGLNLGQFACFILFWLINMYIVYKGIESIKLLETWAAPFLLIIGLCLLAWAWIKVGSLGQILDASYELSKESGVSFWAIFWPGLTAMVGFWATLSLNIPDFTRYAKSQRDQVLGQIIGLPATMVLYSFIGIAVTSATFIIYSEPIWDPVVLMGKFDTASVVILSMIGLTVATLSTNIAANIVAPANSFANLMPNKISFKMGGYITGFIGIIIFPWKLMADPEGYIFKWLIAYSALLGALAGIMICDYYILRKRVIDLAELFKQEGKYKGWNKAAWISFVISIIPTVPGFLIKVELVSKESIPYFLAELYSYAWFVTFGISFVLYYFLSRRKVA, from the coding sequence ATGAAACAAGAAATAATAGAACTCCACGAAGATGTATCGGGTTCTCCCCTCTATAGCGAAGATTTTGCCCCGGTGCCTCAGGACAAACGTACATGGGATACCTGGAACATTGCCGCAATATGGGTAGGCATGGCCGTATGCATCCCTACCTACATGCTTGCCAGCAGCCTGATAAACCAGGGAATGAACTGGTGGCAGGCGCTGTTAACAATTCTGTTAGGTAACGTTATTGTTCTGATCCCAATGATATTAAATGCGCATGTAGGTACCAAATATGGTGTTCCTTTACCGGTATTCCTTCGCCTGAGTTTTGGAATAAAAGGGGCTGAGCTGGCTGCGCTTTTAAGAGGCCTGGTAGCATGCGGATGGTTTGGCATTCAAACCTGGATCGGTGGCGCTGCCATATACCAGCTTCTCCTGGTGGTATTGCCTGATCTGGCACACAGTCCTTCGTTGGGCGATTTTATAGGTCTTAACCTGGGCCAGTTTGCCTGTTTTATCCTGTTCTGGCTTATTAATATGTATATTGTTTACAAAGGCATCGAATCCATAAAATTGCTGGAAACCTGGGCCGCACCTTTCTTATTGATCATCGGGCTCTGCTTATTAGCCTGGGCATGGATCAAAGTAGGCTCGCTCGGACAAATATTAGACGCTTCTTATGAGCTATCCAAAGAATCAGGGGTTAGCTTTTGGGCGATTTTCTGGCCGGGATTAACAGCCATGGTTGGGTTCTGGGCTACCCTGTCACTCAATATTCCTGACTTTACCCGTTATGCCAAATCTCAAAGAGACCAGGTGCTTGGGCAGATTATCGGGCTGCCTGCTACTATGGTCCTTTACTCTTTTATAGGCATTGCCGTTACAAGCGCCACGTTCATCATTTATTCTGAACCGATCTGGGATCCGGTGGTGCTCATGGGAAAATTTGATACCGCCTCTGTGGTGATCCTGTCAATGATCGGGCTTACTGTGGCAACTTTATCAACAAATATCGCTGCCAACATAGTCGCCCCGGCAAACAGTTTCGCTAATCTTATGCCCAATAAGATCAGTTTTAAAATGGGAGGATATATTACCGGCTTCATCGGTATCATTATTTTTCCCTGGAAGCTGATGGCTGACCCTGAAGGATATATTTTCAAATGGCTGATCGCCTATTCTGCCCTTTTGGGAGCCTTGGCCGGCATTATGATATGCGATTATTATATACTTCGCAAAAGGGTGATTGACCTTGCTGAGCTTTTTAAACAGGAAGGTAAATACAAAGGATGGAATAAAGCCGCCTGGATATCATTTGTTATCTCCATCATTCCAACCGTACCGGGATTTTTGATCAAAGTAGAGCTTGTATCAAAAGAGAGCATTCCTTATTTTTTAGCTGAATTATATTCTTATGCGTGGTTTGTTACTTTTGGTATTTCTTTTGTTTTGTATTATTTTTTATCTAGAAGGAAAGT